The Apium graveolens cultivar Ventura chromosome 11, ASM990537v1, whole genome shotgun sequence genome has a window encoding:
- the LOC141697376 gene encoding ribulose bisphosphate carboxylase/oxygenase activase, chloroplastic-like isoform X8, which translates to MNILIEKKSYKPKMWTEVWTSCNFKIVAEVDEEKQSSMDRWKGLAFDISDDQQDITRGKGMVDSLFQAPMNSGFTNSCTSRTVSYIKCI; encoded by the exons ATGAATATCTTGATTGAG AAGAAGTCGTATAAACCAAAGATGTGGACTGAAGTCTGGACCAGCTG CAATTTCAAGATTGTGGCAGAAGTTGATGAAGAAAAGCAGAGCAGCATGGATAGATGGAAAGGTCTCGCGTTTGATATATCCGATGATCAACAAGATATTACCAGAGGAAAGGGAATGGTGGATTCACTCTTTCAAGCTCCGATGAATTCTG GATTCACCAATTCGTGTACCAGCAGAACAGTTTCTTACATTAAGTGCATTTGA
- the LOC141697376 gene encoding ribulose bisphosphate carboxylase/oxygenase activase, chloroplastic-like isoform X7, with translation MQEWQIGKKSYKPKMWTEVWTSCNFKIVAEVDEEKQSSMDRWKGLAFDISDDQQDITRGKGMVDSLFQAPMNSGFTNSCTSRTVSYIKCI, from the exons ATGCAGGAGTGGCAGATTGGT AAGAAGTCGTATAAACCAAAGATGTGGACTGAAGTCTGGACCAGCTG CAATTTCAAGATTGTGGCAGAAGTTGATGAAGAAAAGCAGAGCAGCATGGATAGATGGAAAGGTCTCGCGTTTGATATATCCGATGATCAACAAGATATTACCAGAGGAAAGGGAATGGTGGATTCACTCTTTCAAGCTCCGATGAATTCTG GATTCACCAATTCGTGTACCAGCAGAACAGTTTCTTACATTAAGTGCATTTGA
- the LOC141697376 gene encoding ribulose bisphosphate carboxylase/oxygenase activase, chloroplastic-like isoform X1 — protein sequence MQEWQIGKKSYKPKMWTEVWTSCYRIEIMASVICVKLCGSLGMYKGNYVLHNSSNVGTSVLRSTFTGKSLREARFNNSCINNYYSNFKIVAEVDEEKQSSMDRWKGLAFDISDDQQDITRGKGMVDSLFQAPMNSGFTNSCTSRTVSYIKCI from the exons ATGCAGGAGTGGCAGATTGGT AAGAAGTCGTATAAACCAAAGATGTGGACTGAAGTCTGGACCAGCTG TTATCGAATAGAGATCATGGCGTCGGTAATTTGTGTTAAATTATGTGGCTCATTGGGCATGTACAAGGGAAATTATGTGTTGCATAATAGCTCTAATGTTGGAACCTCTGTTCTTCGTTCAACTTTCACTGGAAAAAGCTTGAGAGAAGCGAGATTTAATAATTCTTGCATCAATAATTATTATAGCAATTTCAAGATTGTGGCAGAAGTTGATGAAGAAAAGCAGAGCAGCATGGATAGATGGAAAGGTCTCGCGTTTGATATATCCGATGATCAACAAGATATTACCAGAGGAAAGGGAATGGTGGATTCACTCTTTCAAGCTCCGATGAATTCTG GATTCACCAATTCGTGTACCAGCAGAACAGTTTCTTACATTAAGTGCATTTGA
- the LOC141697376 gene encoding ribulose bisphosphate carboxylase/oxygenase activase, chloroplastic-like isoform X3, which produces MWTEVWTSCYRIEIMASVICVKLCGSLGMYKGNYVLHNSSNVGTSVLRSTFTGKSLREARFNNSCINNYYSNFKIVAEVDEEKQSSMDRWKGLAFDISDDQQDITRGKGMVDSLFQAPMNSGFTNSCTSRTVSYIKCI; this is translated from the exons ATGTGGACTGAAGTCTGGACCAGCTG TTATCGAATAGAGATCATGGCGTCGGTAATTTGTGTTAAATTATGTGGCTCATTGGGCATGTACAAGGGAAATTATGTGTTGCATAATAGCTCTAATGTTGGAACCTCTGTTCTTCGTTCAACTTTCACTGGAAAAAGCTTGAGAGAAGCGAGATTTAATAATTCTTGCATCAATAATTATTATAGCAATTTCAAGATTGTGGCAGAAGTTGATGAAGAAAAGCAGAGCAGCATGGATAGATGGAAAGGTCTCGCGTTTGATATATCCGATGATCAACAAGATATTACCAGAGGAAAGGGAATGGTGGATTCACTCTTTCAAGCTCCGATGAATTCTG GATTCACCAATTCGTGTACCAGCAGAACAGTTTCTTACATTAAGTGCATTTGA
- the LOC141697376 gene encoding ribulose bisphosphate carboxylase/oxygenase activase, chloroplastic-like isoform X2, translating to MNILIEKKSYKPKMWTEVWTSCYRIEIMASVICVKLCGSLGMYKGNYVLHNSSNVGTSVLRSTFTGKSLREARFNNSCINNYYSNFKIVAEVDEEKQSSMDRWKGLAFDISDDQQDITRGKGMVDSLFQAPMNSGFTNSCTSRTVSYIKCI from the exons ATGAATATCTTGATTGAG AAGAAGTCGTATAAACCAAAGATGTGGACTGAAGTCTGGACCAGCTG TTATCGAATAGAGATCATGGCGTCGGTAATTTGTGTTAAATTATGTGGCTCATTGGGCATGTACAAGGGAAATTATGTGTTGCATAATAGCTCTAATGTTGGAACCTCTGTTCTTCGTTCAACTTTCACTGGAAAAAGCTTGAGAGAAGCGAGATTTAATAATTCTTGCATCAATAATTATTATAGCAATTTCAAGATTGTGGCAGAAGTTGATGAAGAAAAGCAGAGCAGCATGGATAGATGGAAAGGTCTCGCGTTTGATATATCCGATGATCAACAAGATATTACCAGAGGAAAGGGAATGGTGGATTCACTCTTTCAAGCTCCGATGAATTCTG GATTCACCAATTCGTGTACCAGCAGAACAGTTTCTTACATTAAGTGCATTTGA
- the LOC141697376 gene encoding ribulose bisphosphate carboxylase/oxygenase activase, chloroplastic-like isoform X9 — MSNILCRSGRLVRSRINQRCGLKSGPAEVDEEKQSSMDRWKGLAFDISDDQQDITRGKGMVDSLFQAPMNSGFTNSCTSRTVSYIKCI; from the exons ATGTCTAATATATTATGCAGGAGTGGCAGATTGGT AAGAAGTCGTATAAACCAAAGATGTGGACTGAAGTCTGGACCAGCTG AAGTTGATGAAGAAAAGCAGAGCAGCATGGATAGATGGAAAGGTCTCGCGTTTGATATATCCGATGATCAACAAGATATTACCAGAGGAAAGGGAATGGTGGATTCACTCTTTCAAGCTCCGATGAATTCTG GATTCACCAATTCGTGTACCAGCAGAACAGTTTCTTACATTAAGTGCATTTGA
- the LOC141697376 gene encoding ribulose bisphosphate carboxylase/oxygenase activase, chloroplastic-like isoform X6: MNILIEILAMVSTVMVSFRRSRINQRCGLKSGPAEVDEEKQSSMDRWKGLAFDISDDQQDITRGKGMVDSLFQAPMNSGFTNSCTSRTVSYIKCI; encoded by the exons ATGAATATCTTGATTGAG ATACTTGCAATGGTTTCTACTGTGATGGTTTCTTTCAGAAGAAGTCGTATAAACCAAAGATGTGGACTGAAGTCTGGACCAGCTG AAGTTGATGAAGAAAAGCAGAGCAGCATGGATAGATGGAAAGGTCTCGCGTTTGATATATCCGATGATCAACAAGATATTACCAGAGGAAAGGGAATGGTGGATTCACTCTTTCAAGCTCCGATGAATTCTG GATTCACCAATTCGTGTACCAGCAGAACAGTTTCTTACATTAAGTGCATTTGA
- the LOC141697376 gene encoding ribulose bisphosphate carboxylase/oxygenase activase, chloroplastic-like isoform X5 gives MQEWQIGILAMVSTVMVSFRRSRINQRCGLKSGPAEVDEEKQSSMDRWKGLAFDISDDQQDITRGKGMVDSLFQAPMNSGFTNSCTSRTVSYIKCI, from the exons ATGCAGGAGTGGCAGATTGGT ATACTTGCAATGGTTTCTACTGTGATGGTTTCTTTCAGAAGAAGTCGTATAAACCAAAGATGTGGACTGAAGTCTGGACCAGCTG AAGTTGATGAAGAAAAGCAGAGCAGCATGGATAGATGGAAAGGTCTCGCGTTTGATATATCCGATGATCAACAAGATATTACCAGAGGAAAGGGAATGGTGGATTCACTCTTTCAAGCTCCGATGAATTCTG GATTCACCAATTCGTGTACCAGCAGAACAGTTTCTTACATTAAGTGCATTTGA
- the LOC141697376 gene encoding ribulose bisphosphate carboxylase/oxygenase activase, chloroplastic-like isoform X4, which translates to MASVICVKLCGSLGMYKGNYVLHNSSNVGTSVLRSTFTGKSLREARFNNSCINNYYSNFKIVAEVDEEKQSSMDRWKGLAFDISDDQQDITRGKGMVDSLFQAPMNSGFTNSCTSRTVSYIKCI; encoded by the exons ATGGCGTCGGTAATTTGTGTTAAATTATGTGGCTCATTGGGCATGTACAAGGGAAATTATGTGTTGCATAATAGCTCTAATGTTGGAACCTCTGTTCTTCGTTCAACTTTCACTGGAAAAAGCTTGAGAGAAGCGAGATTTAATAATTCTTGCATCAATAATTATTATAGCAATTTCAAGATTGTGGCAGAAGTTGATGAAGAAAAGCAGAGCAGCATGGATAGATGGAAAGGTCTCGCGTTTGATATATCCGATGATCAACAAGATATTACCAGAGGAAAGGGAATGGTGGATTCACTCTTTCAAGCTCCGATGAATTCTG GATTCACCAATTCGTGTACCAGCAGAACAGTTTCTTACATTAAGTGCATTTGA